In Leptospira barantonii, the DNA window AAAAAATTCTAAAAGCGCACGAAGAACACGACGGGACATTCACACAAAAAGATTTGTCCGCTTACGAAGGCGAATGGGAAAAACCTCTTCAAGGAGAATACGGGGATTATACGATCTTCGCGAATCAAACTTGGAATCAAGGTGCGGTCGTTCCGATCGTACTTCAGATTTTGGATGGAATCGATCTAAAGTCTTTAGGACACAATTCTCCTCAGTATGTTCATACGGTGATTCAAGCGATAGAACTTACGATGGCGGATCGCGAAAAATTCTTCGGAGATCCTTCTTTTGTATCCGTTCCGATCGAAGGACTTTTAAGCAAGTCCTATGCCGCGGAACGAAGAAAACTCTTACAACCGCGCGCGTTCGGAAAAACTCCGGCTCACGGAAATCCGAACGGAACGAGTTCCACAGCGGCGATCCGTCACAAAATAGAAACGAGAAATACAAAGACGTCTTTGATAAACTCGAAACCAAACAAGAACGCGCTCGCGATAAGCGACAATCGAGAACCTTCTTTCTGGGAAAAAAACGGCAAAGTAGGAAGAGATACGACTTATCTCAGCATCATCGATCCGCAAGGAAATTCTCTATCACTCACGCCGAGCGATTTTCCTCAATCCCCTATGATCGAAGGAGACATCACACTCGGGATTCGTATGACTCAATTCAGACTCGATCCGGATCATCCTTCCGCTCTTGTTCCGGGAAAACGTCCTACCATTACGCCTAACGCGTCCATGGTCTATAAAAACGGAAAATTTCTGATGAGCCTCGGAACGCCGGGCGGAGACATGCAGACCCAGGCGACTATACAAGTTTTTTTGAATATGATCGTGTTCGGTATGAACCCGCAGGAAGCGGTCAACGCGCCTCGATTCCGTTCGTTGAACTGGTCGGATTCTTTTTCTCCGCACGCTTATTATCCAGGGAGAATCGAACTGGAAAAGGATATCTATGATCGAAGCGGCAAGGCGTTGAAAGAATTAGGTTACGACGTAATCGGTCGAGATGTTTGGGAATACGACTTCGGAGCGCCCTGTATTTCTTTCAAAGATCCTAAAAACGGAAAACTCTACGGTGGAGCCGATCCACGGAAAGAATCCTGGGCGGAAGGACGTTGAGCGCATCTTAGGAGGAACGGGCTTTGTAGGAGATTTTTGTAAAAGTAGTAGTTCCTACATTCTTTGTTTTACAAAAAAATCATGAAGTAGTTCCCACAAAACGGATTTACAAAAAGATTTTGACCGCCCTTTCAGCCTTCTTTGCTTTGTCTTTGGAAAATCTTAAGATCCTCTTCCAACACCGCGCGAACCTTGGGAGGAATCGGAACGCTCGCCTTCGTTTTATGATCAAACGTGACTTGAACCGTTCTCGCGACCGCAAAAACTTCCTTCGTATTGGATTCTAAAATCTTGGATTGAAAATCCCAAGAGCTGTTGCCGATCCGAGTTACGCTCGTTTGCACTTCGACGACGTGATGAATCTCGATGGATTTTTTAAGATCGATTTCGATTCTCGCGAGAATAAACGGAACTTCGAAAACTTCCTTCACGTTAAAACGACGTTTGCAATAATCCACTCTTCCGATTTCGAGATAAGAAACGAAAACGGAATTGCTCACGTGAGCGAACGGGTCCATATCCATCCATCGGGTCTGAATCGGAGTGGAAATCATATTAGAATTGTTTTAAGAATCTCAAATTGCCGGATTGGAAATAACGAATATCGTGAATTCCGTATCTCATCATAACAAGACGATCCAAACCGAGACCGAACGCGAAGCCGGTCCATTCTTTCGGATCGAGTCCAGCGTGGGAAAGAACGTTCGGATGGATCAAACCGCAAGGAAGAAGCTCCAACCATCCGGAATGTTTACAAACTGGACAACCCTTTCCTTCACAGACAAGACAGTTGATATCCAATTCGAAACCCGGCTCGACGAAAGGAAAATATCCGGGACGAAGTCTGGTTTTGATTTCCTTTTCGAAAATTCTGGATAACAACACTTGCATTGTGTCGATCAGGTTTGCCGCGGAAATATTCTTACCGACGACCATCCCTTCGATCTGATAAAACGTATGTTCGTGGGAAGCGTCGACTTCCTCGTAACGAAAAACTCTTCCGGGTGCGATGATGCGAAACGGAGGTTTCAATTTTCTTAATGTTCTTACTTGGATCGCGGATGTATGAGTTCTTAAAAGATTTCCGTTTTCAAGATAAAACGTATCCTGCATTTCTCTCGCGGGATGATCTTCCGTAAAGTTCAAGGCGCCGAAGTTGTTCGTATCTGTTTCGATTTCCGGCCCGTCCATAACGCTGAAGCCCATGGACGCGAAGATATCCTCGATCTCGTATTGGATCTGAGTGATCGGATGTAAACTTCCGTTGGAAACTCCGGGAAGAGGTCTGAGCGCATCGAAAAATTCGGAAGCCGCCTGAGTTTCAAAAAGTTTTTTCTTCAGAGAGGTTTTGGTTTCGGCTACGAAAGTCTCGAGCTTTTTGGAAAGTTCGTTGGCCTTTTGACCAACGGTCTTTTTTTCCTCGATAGAAAGAGAAGCGACGTTCTTAAGAACCGCCGTCAGCTTTCCTTTTTTACCGATAAAATCGTTCTTATTCTTATCTAAATCCTCTTCGGAAACGGATGCTCCGATTTTTTGGATCGCTTCTTGATAAATGGAATCGAGTTCCTGAGATAAGTTCATACGTGTTTCCGAGCCAATTCGACCAACCCCGGATAAATACCGCCGAAGGAACCGTTGGACATGGCTAAGATCAGAATTTTCTGTCCCGTAAATTGGGGAATCATTTTCTCAAGTTTTGCAAGCAACTCCGCCGGATCCTTTGCATAGACCGGAATCGTTTTGGAATTCTTAAGAAGTTTCTGAACGAGTTTTTTGACGTCCAGGCGAACGTCTTTGGAGACTTTTTTCAGGTTATGAATTTCGGTCAGAATGGTCAGATCGGAACCGAGAAAAGAATACGAATATTCCTTTTGAAAAACGTTACGATGCGAGGTCGCGCTTCTCGGTTCGAAAAGGGAAATGATCTTATAACCGTGAAATCTTTTTTTGACCGCGTGAATCGTCTCGTGAACCGCAACCGGATGATGAGCAAAGTCCTCCATCACAAGAGCGGTCTGAGATTGGAAAAGAATATCCTGTCTTCTTTTAACGCCCGGAAACGAATCGATCGCCTTTGCGATCCCCTGTTTATAACCACTCGGATTTTTTTCCTTTAAAATCTCGGAACAAACACGAATCGCAACCTCGATGTTTCTGTAGTTATGATCTCCGAAAAGAGACGGATTCAGTTTTTGATCGTCCCATACGAGCTCGTGTTTTTTCCAAGTAAGGGAAGAATCCTTACGGTTCCATTCAAAACCTTCGGTTTTGGTGAACTTAACGTGTTGCACGAGTTTTTTCAAAGAACCCGAACCGTTCCAGAAAAAGATCTTACCGTTCCCGGGAACCAAATTGATCAAACGTTTGAACATGGTTTCGATCGCGGCGATGTCCGGAAAAATATCGGCGTGGTCGAAGTCCAAAGCGTTTAACACCGCGTAGGTGGGTCTATAATGTAAAAACTTGGAGGACTTATCGAAAAACGCGGTGTCGTATTCGTCGCCTTCGATGACGAAATAAGAACCGTTCCCGAGTTCGAATCCGGGAAAACCGTCCTTGCGAATTCCACCGACAAACAAACCGGGTTCAACTCCGTTTTCTTTGAGTATATGATGAATTAAGAATGTAGTCGTGGTCTTTCCGTGAGTTCCCGCGACTACGATCACCTTTTTTCCCTTGAGAAAAAATTCGCTGATCGCGGCGGGCATGGAAAGATAATCCATCCCGGAGTTGAGCATCTCTTCGACTTCGGGATTTCCTCGGGAGATCGCGTTTCCTACGATGATCAGATCCTGGCCTTTGATGTTCTCGGCTTTAAAACCTTCAAAATATGGAATATTCCATTCTTTTAATTTATCGGACATCGGAGGATAAACTCCGGCGTCGGAACCGGAAACCTCGTGTCCGCTTTTCTGAAGCATATGGGCGAGATTACCCATAGCTATGCCGCCGATTCCGATCAAAAAAATCTTCAATTGAGAATGGTCCTAAATATATTATAGATCACTGTTAAAAATAAAACTCCGGTCAAAAGATACGCGGAACCGGACAGAAAGAACATTAGAACTTCCTTCTCATTCCATCCGAGAATTTTTTTCAAACTCCGAACGGAAAGAGCGCAGGAAAGAAAAAACGAAATCGCGATAAAAACCGCCTGCAAAGGAGAAGGTAAAATCCAAAATACGGAAGACGCGCTGAACGGAATAAACGAAACCAAAAGGATATTCGCTGGCGGAAGAGTTTCCCCTTTGGTTCGATCGGCCTTTTTCATAAAAATCCGAAAGACGTCGAACTGTGCGACCAAAAACAACACAGCCGGATAAATCACGAAGGAAAACACGACTCCGGAGAACAAACTCCATTCTCCCTCGTCGTAACGAACAAAAGAAAGAATAGAAAAGATAAAATTGGAAACGATCTTCGCGGCCGGCGCGAGAAGCCAAAGTAGAAAATGGGTTCTTATAATTTCCGAGTAACCGAACCCGTCCGTCTTTTGATAAAGATCAAAAGCGGTTTCGGGCGATTGAAAAACTTTTTGCAGAAGTCCGGTTCTTGTTCCGGAGAAATCTTGTTCTTTATCTACGATCATTTTTTGGGGAGAACGGAATTCTGATTCTTAGGAATCTGGTTTGGATTTAAAGGTTCCCTTCTTTGTTCCGCTTTGTCCAAATTCCCCGCGATTTCTTTTAACCGCAAGAAACTATCTTCACGGATATAAAAAGGGGGTTCGGAAAATTTTCCGTTTACGATGCGAACCGCAGGTCTGTATTCCACGGAATTGATATTGGTCTTCGGATAATAACGCAACGTGATCCAATCTCCGTTTGAGATTTTGATTTTTAAAGAAGCGTCCGCCGGAACCGCAATCAAATTTTTTGCGACCGCATAACCCGCACCGTTCGGATCATCGGGATATAATTCGGCGAGTTGCCCCACGACTTGGTTGTTCCAAGAATCTCCAAGATGTTGTTCCAAAACGATGAGCTTTCCGGAAAGTCTTCTCCAGAAATTTTTACGAACGGTATTCTCTTTATACGGATGATTGTCTAGACGAAGCGTTCTTCCCTCTTCTTCCCAGATCGTTTCCGCCGCGAATTCGTCCTTAAGATTGACGAGTTGTTTTTGTCTGAATTCTCCGATGCCTCTCGTAAAACGTTCCGCAGTATTTCCCTGCATCACAAGAATATCTTGATCCACGCTTACGATTCTCGTAGAATCCGAAGGTTTCTTTTTTCCGATGCGGATTTCTTTCAGTAGTTTCCCCGAGTTTTTTAAAAGGATTCGGGGAGAATTTTCGTTTAACTGGAGTGAGGTGGAAATCTTTCCGTCCACGATCGGTTCCACACCTTTCGATTTGAGAACGGAAAGTTCGCGAAAGATATTGTCCACATTGTAACCGCCTTCAAAGATCACTGCTTCTCCGGTTTCCAAATCCTTCGATTCGACGGTAAGGAAATTTCCGCTTTCGCTGATTCCTTTTTGTTTCTTGAGAAAGATCGGCGAGCGATAAAACGCGGAAGTGTCGTCCCCGTTCCAGGCTTCTTTCGGCGGCTGATATTCGATTTCGTCTATATCGATTTCCCAAACGGAAATTTCGGTTTGATCCTCTTTCCTTTCATCCAAAAAGAAAAAGATGCCTACAAGAGCGACTAACGCAATCGCTAAAAGAAGAATTCGTTTCAAGATTCTTCTCCTTCCCTTCTTCGTTTTTGGATCAGAACCGCCGAGGAAATCAAGGCGATCAAACCGGGAAAAATAAACATTCCCAAAATCCAAACGGATCTTTTTTGAACGTCGGTCAACGATACCGTGTTGACTTCTTCCTTTTTAGGCTGAATCGAAGACAAGGAAAGATCCTGATACATCCAAGTGATCGCCGAAGTCGCGAGTTCGTAATTCGCTCCGTAAGAAATAAACTGATCGGTGATCCAGGATGTTCCCGAAAAGATCACGACCCTTCCTTCTTCTTTCGAGTTTACGCTTGGGCTTTGCGAATTTGCATCCACGTTTTGAGAATCGCCGTTCTCCGTTTTTGTTCCCGGAACCGATAAAGGATTGGAATCGTTTTGTGCGTTTGAATCTGAAGTTCCGAGGTTGATCGGAGATTCTTTTTTGTTTTCGGAAGACGTGTTTTGGGCGTTTTGAAACTTCGGAACCGTTTTCAAAATCATTCCTAAGATTACGTTTCTCTTTTCCTCGCCCGCGTCCTGTTTTCCATTATTATTCTTATCTAATATAGAATCTCCGCCGGATTCCATCAAAGTAAAAGCTTCTAAATTTTTTCCGCCCGGTCCGAGCGCGGACAACGGAACGAAAAATCCCGCGAACGGAAACATGGAACCCATATCTTTGCGAGTCAGAGTTTCTTCGATCGGATGTTTTCTAAAAGACTTTGCGAGAACCATTCCCGCTTGTCCTTGAATTTGTGAAAGAGGTCCTTTTGAAAATTCATAACCGGATTTTTCCAAAAGCCATTGAAAGTTTTCGGTTCCCTTCGGATCGACCGTAATGAAAACTTTTCCCTTTTTCTTTTCGATAAAATCGAGGATCGCGTTCTGCGCTTCTTTGGAAAACGCGACCGTCGGTCCGGTGATCATCAATACGTCCGTGTCTTCGGGAATTCTTCCCGGCCAACCTTCCGCGATTCCGAGCCCTTTCACTTTGAAGTTTAAAAAGCTCAACGAGTTGGAAAGAATTCCCACTTTTTCGTTCGGAAGATTCTGGAAGATCGGCGAAAATCTTTCTCCGTTGGATTGCGTGAAGTAAACGTTCTTTTCTTCGGTTGTGATATTTACAACCGCTTGAATGAGCTTACGTTCCAAATCTTCCAAGTCTGTTTTTTCGCGGATTGCAAGTCTTTGTTCCGCGTATTGTTTTCCGTCTTCGGCCAAAGGTTTTTTGGTTCTAAGAAGAATGATCCCATTCGATACCTGACCAAGCTCCGCGAGATCGTCCAGTTCCACGTCCGCGTTGATAAAACGAACCTTAAACTGAGGACTCAAGGATTTGAGTTGATCCAAGTAAATTTCAAGATCGGGACGGATTCTCCGTAAGGAAAAAGAATTCGCCTTATCACTCGAGGAAGAATTCTCCAGAGGTCTTGGATAAAAAGCGATCACTTCCACTTCTTTGTTCACACTTTTGAGAATTTTGGTTCCGGAAGCGCTGAACGAATACTGCCCTTTCGAACTCAGATCGAAGTTGTGATTTCGCATTACGGAAACGTAATTTACAATCACGAGCGCCACGAATACGATCGCGAGATTCAGAATAAAATAACGTACGAGCGCCTGTTTGGACGTTTTCAAAACACTCTGCGCTCCGGCCGAATCCTTTCCTAACTCCTTCAAAAGAGTAAGAATCAAAAATCCGAACACGGATAAAACGAGAAACACCAAAAGGATTTCGCGGATTCTTTCGTTGCCGGATCCGGTCGAACCGGACTTAAGCGCGAGTTCTTCCAGGAATACGCGAAGATGATAGATCCCGAACGAAACAAGACCCAATCCAGCGGCTATATAAGAATTCCATTCTTCTTTAATATTCTTTTTTTGAAACCAACGGTACGCTGGTTCGAGAATCAAAACCGTTAATACGAAACCCATCCAGAGCCAGCGATTTGCGGGCAATTGAATGCTGTCTCGAACCGGAAAATATAAAAACAGGGAAGCGAGCGAAACCCAGGGAAAAATTCTCAACAAAACGGATTCTTTCATCCTCTCCATCTCCTAGATTCCAAAACTTTCACGGTGAGATAAAGAAAGAATATCGATCCACTCACAAAGAAAACGATTCCGTTCAAAGGCAGAACTCCTTTACAAAACGCGATGAAGTGCGAAAAGATATGAAGGTGATAGAGAATCTTTCTCGTAACCGAATCGAACAGATACGAAAAATATCCCGAAACCCAAAGGGTTAAAACGATCACGATCGAAATCAAAAGAGAAGTCATCTGATTCTTACCGAGACTACTTCCGAAAAGTCCGATCGCGAAGGAAAAAATTCCCAGTAAAAAAACTCCGATCGTTCCCGAAACGACGATGTAAAGCGGGGCCTTCCAAAAAGAATATAAGAAGATCGGAAACAATCCGTTTACGAAAACAGAAATCAACAAACAGATCAGCGTTCCAAACGCGAACTTACCCGCGACGATTTCCAAATCCGTAATCGGAGCCGTAAACAAGAACTCCAGAGTTCCGCGGTTTCTTTCTTCCGTGATACTTCCCATCGCAAGGATCAACATCGCGATGATGATCGTGGACATGAAGGAAAGAAACGTGATCACGGTCGTATCCACATAGTTCGTGCCCGAGTTAAAATTCAGAATCAACACGAAGAGAGAATTCAAGAAGGCGGTTCCGCCGAAAACCAAAGGGGCCATAAAGGTTCCGAAGAACACTTTGACTTCTTTGAAAAAAATCCATTTAATATTTTGAAACATAGTTTCTAAACCTGATTCATAAAGATCTGTTCTAAGGTTACTTCCTGTTTGCGAATGTATTCCAAACGCGGAGAAGAAGAAGCGGATGCGAAAAGTTTTTCCTTAAATTCCCTTTCTGTCGAAGTGGAAACAAGAAAGGTATTTCCTCTCGAATCTTCTCCGATGCGTTGGATCTTGTTCGCATCAACTCCCGGAAAAGAGGAAAGATATTTTTTACCCGACTCGGCATCGGCTCCCGAAAGAGTGACTTCCAAACCGGAAAGTTTTTCCATTTCCTCTTCGAGTTGTTTTCTATCTCTTTGATACACCATTCTTCCCTTATGTAAGAATAGGAAGCGGTTGCAGGTTTTATAAACTTCGGGAAGAATATGACTCGATAAAAGAATCGTATGTCCTTCTCTCAAAGAATGGATGAGATTTCTGATCTCTACGATTTGTTTCGGATCGAGTCCCGAAACCGGTTCGTCGAGAATGATGATTCTCGGATTTCCAAGAAGAGCCTGCGCGATCCCTACTCGTTTGCGAAATCCCAAGGAAAGAGTTTCGATATTGCTCTTGCGAACGTCGGAAAGAAACGTTCTTTCGCAAACTCTCGAAATTTCCGAGTCGATCGATTCGGCGGAAACTTGTTTGATTCTTGCGGCGAACTTGAGATAGTCCTCCACCGAAAGTTCGGGATATAATGGAGGAGTTTCGGGAAGATAACCGATCTTCTTTTTTACTTCGATCGCATTTTCGAAAGTGTTGATTCCGTCGATCTCGCAGATTCCGTCGGACGCGATTAGATATCCCGTAAGAATTCGAATCGTGGTCGTTTTTCCGGCTCCGTTCAAACCGAGAAGCCCCACGATCTCGCCTTCTCCCAACTCAAAATTCAGACGGTCTATAGCGAGTTTCTTGCCATAGAATTTGGATAGATTTTTGACTTTGATCATCTTTGTTAAAACTGTTATCGGGACGTTCGTTGTTTCTAAGTTACTTGGAAGTCCGACACGGTGGATTTTCGAATTCTACTCGAACGTAGGATTCAAGACAAAATGGAAAAAATTTTACGGGATCGGGTCAACCCTTTTCCGAAGAACCGTTAACGTAGGCGTTTCAAGGAAGCAAAAAAAACGCGCCCCGTGGAAGGACGCGTCCAAAAAAGTGCCTCTACCGAAAAATGGATTCGGATAGCGAAGAGCGAAAACTTAATTTTGAGAAGAACCGTAGATCTGTTCGATTTCTTTGGAATATTTTTCGGCGATCAAAAAGCGTTTGAGGGAAAGTTTTGCGGTAAGTTCTTCCCCTTTTTCCCACTGACGATCCAGAAGACTAAAACCTCCGATTCTTTCGAAGGATTTAAACCCGTTCTGATCGCTGATCATCTTTGAAATTTCGGAACGAATCAACGCTTTGACTTCCGGATTCGAACTGATCGTTTTCAAATCGGAACCGTACGCCTTTAGATTTTCCAGATTCGGCACTACGAGAACGCCCGGAAATTTTTTATCCTGACCGACCACCATACAAGCTTCGATCAAAGGAGATTCCTGAAGTTTCGCTTCGATCGGTACCGGTTCCAAGTTTTCTCCGTTGGAAAGTACGATTGTCTCCTTGATTCTTCCCACGATTTTCAAATAAGAATTTGCCGTGAGCACCGCAAGATCTCCGGTCTTAAACCATCCGTCCTGCAAAACCTTTTCGGTCGCTTCGGCGTTTTTGTAATAACCCTTCATCACTTGGGGACCTCTTACGATCAGTTCCCCTTTTTTGCCGAACGGCTTGGCGCTCGGATAAATGTTTTTTCCGGTCGCGACGTCCACGATACGAACCTGAGTTTCGGGAAATATCTTTCCGA includes these proteins:
- a CDS encoding UDP-N-acetylmuramate--L-alanine ligase, coding for MKIFLIGIGGIAMGNLAHMLQKSGHEVSGSDAGVYPPMSDKLKEWNIPYFEGFKAENIKGQDLIIVGNAISRGNPEVEEMLNSGMDYLSMPAAISEFFLKGKKVIVVAGTHGKTTTTFLIHHILKENGVEPGLFVGGIRKDGFPGFELGNGSYFVIEGDEYDTAFFDKSSKFLHYRPTYAVLNALDFDHADIFPDIAAIETMFKRLINLVPGNGKIFFWNGSGSLKKLVQHVKFTKTEGFEWNRKDSSLTWKKHELVWDDQKLNPSLFGDHNYRNIEVAIRVCSEILKEKNPSGYKQGIAKAIDSFPGVKRRQDILFQSQTALVMEDFAHHPVAVHETIHAVKKRFHGYKIISLFEPRSATSHRNVFQKEYSYSFLGSDLTILTEIHNLKKVSKDVRLDVKKLVQKLLKNSKTIPVYAKDPAELLAKLEKMIPQFTGQKILILAMSNGSFGGIYPGLVELARKHV
- a CDS encoding acyl-CoA thioesterase codes for the protein MISTPIQTRWMDMDPFAHVSNSVFVSYLEIGRVDYCKRRFNVKEVFEVPFILARIEIDLKKSIEIHHVVEVQTSVTRIGNSSWDFQSKILESNTKEVFAVARTVQVTFDHKTKASVPIPPKVRAVLEEDLKIFQRQSKEG
- a CDS encoding ABC transporter ATP-binding protein, with the translated sequence MIKVKNLSKFYGKKLAIDRLNFELGEGEIVGLLGLNGAGKTTTIRILTGYLIASDGICEIDGINTFENAIEVKKKIGYLPETPPLYPELSVEDYLKFAARIKQVSAESIDSEISRVCERTFLSDVRKSNIETLSLGFRKRVGIAQALLGNPRIIILDEPVSGLDPKQIVEIRNLIHSLREGHTILLSSHILPEVYKTCNRFLFLHKGRMVYQRDRKQLEEEMEKLSGLEVTLSGADAESGKKYLSSFPGVDANKIQRIGEDSRGNTFLVSTSTEREFKEKLFASASSSPRLEYIRKQEVTLEQIFMNQV
- the pheS gene encoding phenylalanine--tRNA ligase subunit alpha, coding for MNLSQELDSIYQEAIQKIGASVSEEDLDKNKNDFIGKKGKLTAVLKNVASLSIEEKKTVGQKANELSKKLETFVAETKTSLKKKLFETQAASEFFDALRPLPGVSNGSLHPITQIQYEIEDIFASMGFSVMDGPEIETDTNNFGALNFTEDHPAREMQDTFYLENGNLLRTHTSAIQVRTLRKLKPPFRIIAPGRVFRYEEVDASHEHTFYQIEGMVVGKNISAANLIDTMQVLLSRIFEKEIKTRLRPGYFPFVEPGFELDINCLVCEGKGCPVCKHSGWLELLPCGLIHPNVLSHAGLDPKEWTGFAFGLGLDRLVMMRYGIHDIRYFQSGNLRFLKQF
- a CDS encoding gamma-glutamyltransferase family protein, which codes for MNRILKNFALSVGIGAALLYVLYFAFSRPKEILEFYDPYHEDRPVAEGSKIMVATGHPFATKVAIDILERGGNAADAGIAALLVLNVTQGEEASFPGVAPLLYHDAKTQKVESYIGAGKAPSKATIDYFRSRGHKYIPTLKYSSQLVPASPDVIVALLKKYGTMSFEEVSAPAIRIAEEGFPVHRILMRNLNMNVFKRMGFTFLLPYNSEVYLENRWWKPLYHKEIFKRPFLGQTLRELANAESQAKRSGADRNKSLDALRKFFYEGPIAQKILKAHEEHDGTFTQKDLSAYEGEWEKPLQGEYGDYTIFANQTWNQGAVVPIVLQILDGIDLKSLGHNSPQYVHTVIQAIELTMADREKFFGDPSFVSVPIEGLLSKSYAAERRKLLQPRAFGKTPAHGNPNGTSSTAAIRHKIETRNTKTSLINSKPNKNALAISDNREPSFWEKNGKVGRDTTYLSIIDPQGNSLSLTPSDFPQSPMIEGDITLGIRMTQFRLDPDHPSALVPGKRPTITPNASMVYKNGKFLMSLGTPGGDMQTQATIQVFLNMIVFGMNPQEAVNAPRFRSLNWSDSFSPHAYYPGRIELEKDIYDRSGKALKELGYDVIGRDVWEYDFGAPCISFKDPKNGKLYGGADPRKESWAEGR
- a CDS encoding ABC transporter permease; the protein is MFQNIKWIFFKEVKVFFGTFMAPLVFGGTAFLNSLFVLILNFNSGTNYVDTTVITFLSFMSTIIIAMLILAMGSITEERNRGTLEFLFTAPITDLEIVAGKFAFGTLICLLISVFVNGLFPIFLYSFWKAPLYIVVSGTIGVFLLGIFSFAIGLFGSSLGKNQMTSLLISIVIVLTLWVSGYFSYLFDSVTRKILYHLHIFSHFIAFCKGVLPLNGIVFFVSGSIFFLYLTVKVLESRRWRG